The sequence AGCAATCTGGAGCTTTTTCACTTTCTCCTGTGGAATTCCCATCAGACGGGTTTGAATCGCATCTGCGGAAACCATATCATGAGTTGCAATAAGCAGATTTCCAATTTTGGGTTCCATTGTTCGAGGCCCGGCTCCATCACCGACAACTGTGCCATCCGTTACGACAAACTCAGAATGTGATATTGTCTTCTGCAAGAGTAACAGATCAACAAGCACCTCGTGGATTTTGAGATGAGCCAGATGACGATTCTTGGTTAGATAGAGTCCAAATGAATCCTTTAATGCTCCCGTCATCTCTGTATGGCCATGTGTGTTATGTAGAACAATTCCATTGCCGACAAAGCTATTTGTTTCCTCTATGCTGAGGTCATACAGATACGGGGTATCGCTTTCAATTTCATCAATTGAAACAACATGATCCCATACGATATCCTTCGAAGCAAGAGCCTTCATTGCTGATATTTCTGATGCGAATTCATCATCAGAGTCGTTCTTCTCGAAGAGATTTATGAAGTACTCAAGTACCGGTCTTGTTGGAAGTGAATAGCCGTTCTCAATGGCATTCACAGAACTGGGCTTTCCTGTGGATTCATGGGTGAATCCTAGTCCTTCTCTAACCTTTCTAAACATTGATGGCGAAATTGGCATGGTGTCCCAATTGCTAGGCCTTTTGCTGCTCATTCTTCTCTCAGAGTGCTTCCGCAAAGCGTCTTCCTTATCCGCTTTCTTCAGATTCACAGTATTCGCAAAAGCGACCACATCGTCACCATAGATGCTGAGCTTGTGATATTCTCTGATTTCATCTGGTTTATCAGGAAGATGTACCCTTGTTTCCGTTTGGAATGATACTACACCAAGTCGAAGCAAAAGCATCTGTAGGTGCTTGATCAATTCTCTGCTTTTAGATGTGACATGCAATCCATCTTCTGCACATGTTCCATCTCCGTCGAAGTACCCAGCTACAAATGATGCTATCTCTTCGCTGGGACATTTGAATAGCAATCTTGGTATATCTTTGTTTGCCGCGGTAATTCGCTTTCCAAGCCCAATTCCTTCCATAAATTCGGCAAGATGAACGCTATCAAAGTAGAAGCTATTGTCTTTCTTCTTGGGTTCTATTCCAAACAACGATTTACATAGCATCACATAGTGATGCCTCAGCTTAGGATCGGTGTTAGTCCACCAGAATCTTACTGTTCCTTTCTCTACCTGAGTATAGCCTTCTGCCATGAAGTAGCCAATCCATCTCCAGAATTCCGGTGATGTGTGCGAAGGCACTTCAATCCAGTTGAAGGATTTTCTCAGTGGTATTTCATATCGGTGCAGTGTTGTTCGCACTGCTTCAATAGGAACATCGAGCTCTGAAGCGATTTCTGTAGTGTGTTTTCCTTCTAAATAGCGTTTCACCATAACTCTTTGAATCTCTGAATTGTATTTTCGGGTGGCTGTGAACTCAATGGAATCAATATCAATTTCAGAATGCTTCAGTGAGGGCACTTCTGGGAGTTTCTGGCTTTCACCATCGATGTCTATTCTTCTCGGTGTAGCAATTCTGTCGCCCTCTTTCAGTTGGCCGGCTTTCTTCCAACCTGATTCAGTCAAGAATGGATGCTCAGCTGAGACTTTGACGCTTCTTGATGTCTTTGTCTTCACTTCGAAAAGGGTTGCAGGAGAAGGAGTTCGCCAGAACTGATATGCAGTCCCCTCACTCATACCTCCTAACCTGGACAAAGTAATAATATCGTGATTCGAAACTGCTACAAAATCATTGTCTTCTGTTTGGATAACATCGTGAAGCGAATGAACCTCTCTAACTACATCTTCAATTGAGACGAGTGCACCATCTGCCAAGAAAATCTCTGTATCGGGGTGAACGCACTTAATTGTCGGCAGATGGATAATGTTAGTGTCAAAAACTTCTTTGGGTGCGATAGTTTCACCAAATGTATCTTCCAATGCAAGAGTATCCTGTGGCAATTCCACATCAACATAATTCGCTTTGATAAGGGGTAGAAACCTGATACCGTGTTTCTTGATAACTGGATACCAGTTGTTCTTGTGAGTGCCCTCGTAGATATTGGTAACTACTGTTTCGTTCTCGACAGCCTGAATGCTTCGATTGATAAACCCATCTCCAATGAGCTTCTTGAGCACGCCATCGAAGGTATAAGGATTTGTTGAGCAGGCTGGATAGAACTTGCTCCAAGATAGATTCAGTTTGATAGTTGTCTCGACATTCTTCGAGACATATTTGTCATAGTCGGCTAAGTCCATGACTCTCGCTATGTCTTCGTGAATTGTCTTCGGGGTTGTTTTAACTACAGCTACTTTTGTCATTGTACACTCAACTCTTGGAACGTTAACCCGTTGGGTCGAGAAACTTCTCCTACTATTTAAGAACTTGTCTCCAGCAAGCGCTTCGTTGGATGAGCTACTACTGTGACCTTTGTGCATATCATGCTGCGGATTACTGCAATTGATATCTAACTATACTAGAGAAATGGGGTTGACTGATTCATCATCTAAATGGGCGATTTTCGGATCAACGCGCCCTTTGTAAGCTGTACTAAATACGCTGATTAGCCTGCCATCAAAGAACTCTCTGAAGCCAGAAGGAAATGCTTGATGAGCACGAATCATCATGCACACGTCTAGATTCTTCGCAAAATCATCAAATGCCTTTCTTCCGAAGTTCTTTGCGCCGCCGCCCCGCATACTTCGCTGGAAATAGAAATCAGCAGGCTTTGGGTCGTTCCAGACTAATTGAAACAGCACTTGGTCATGGATATTTTCATAGTGTCTATTTGGCTTCTGAAGATCCCGCAATGAAGAGACACCTTCAGGGACTCCACCATGACACGCGAATACGCCCTGTTTATTTATCGCTGCAATTGGTAATGCTTTGAAGAAATTACAATAATTTCGAAAGAGGTCTCGTGAATATCTTCTTCGGATTACGTCTCTGAATCCATACCGAGCAGCCAATTCTTCTTCCTCATGATTTCCTCTCAGCAACAATACCCGGTTTGGATACTCTGCAGCCAAGGAGAGAACCAAGTTAGTTGTTTCAATCTGATTTTCTCCTCTATCCGCATAATCTCCCAAGAACACAATGGCCGAGGGATTCATCTCGTTGAAATTCTGAAGAACTGCTTCCGCAGCCTCTAAATCGCCATGGAGGTCTCCAACAAACAACACGTCTTCAGAAGGGAACTCTACCACATTCGGTTCGATTTCATAGTTTGAAGAAAGCCTGTCCAGTAGATAGCGCACCTCATGTTCTACTAGATCGTAGTCCCCTGTAATGACTCTCTTCGCAAGTTTCATTCTCTCTTCACATAGAAAACGCTGTATTTTCTTATAGTATTACGGCAATCCACATCGGATGCCTTCAACATTTTCACTCTGATTCTAGCGATTCAACAGCTGCCTGTACTGCTTCTTCTGCACTCTGAGCGGC is a genomic window of Candidatus Lokiarchaeota archaeon containing:
- a CDS encoding DUF362 domain-containing protein, whose product is MHKGHSSSSSNEALAGDKFLNSRRSFSTQRVNVPRVECTMTKVAVVKTTPKTIHEDIARVMDLADYDKYVSKNVETTIKLNLSWSKFYPACSTNPYTFDGVLKKLIGDGFINRSIQAVENETVVTNIYEGTHKNNWYPVIKKHGIRFLPLIKANYVDVELPQDTLALEDTFGETIAPKEVFDTNIIHLPTIKCVHPDTEIFLADGALVSIEDVVREVHSLHDVIQTEDNDFVAVSNHDIITLSRLGGMSEGTAYQFWRTPSPATLFEVKTKTSRSVKVSAEHPFLTESGWKKAGQLKEGDRIATPRRIDIDGESQKLPEVPSLKHSEIDIDSIEFTATRKYNSEIQRVMVKRYLEGKHTTEIASELDVPIEAVRTTLHRYEIPLRKSFNWIEVPSHTSPEFWRWIGYFMAEGYTQVEKGTVRFWWTNTDPKLRHHYVMLCKSLFGIEPKKKDNSFYFDSVHLAEFMEGIGLGKRITAANKDIPRLLFKCPSEEIASFVAGYFDGDGTCAEDGLHVTSKSRELIKHLQMLLLRLGVVSFQTETRVHLPDKPDEIREYHKLSIYGDDVVAFANTVNLKKADKEDALRKHSERRMSSKRPSNWDTMPISPSMFRKVREGLGFTHESTGKPSSVNAIENGYSLPTRPVLEYFINLFEKNDSDDEFASEISAMKALASKDIVWDHVVSIDEIESDTPYLYDLSIEETNSFVGNGIVLHNTHGHTEMTGALKDSFGLYLTKNRHLAHLKIHEVLVDLLLLQKTISHSEFVVTDGTVVGDGAGPRTMEPKIGNLLIATHDMVSADAIQTRLMGIPQEKVKKLQIAEELGLGDASRDRIEIVGDFESWEDLPNLHLSTGKSPVIAWNRGFLKFPGMEQLIFRSPLMWLPIQLSGLYHDGIWLPLFGKKWVDWFLEETEWGELWKKYSEE